The following proteins are encoded in a genomic region of Pyrus communis chromosome 11, drPyrComm1.1, whole genome shotgun sequence:
- the LOC137709064 gene encoding uncharacterized protein: protein MTHANLMNNYFNPNSVYTEEDFRRRFQIRHHVFKRLLHDVQQVNSYIRQKRDRAGRPGFSPHQKVTLALRMMAYGSPTNSIDKTHGMSESTCSDTLEQFCDTIVQVYKDEYLRKPNQEDLNRLLRKAEDRGFPGIIVSLDCILWDWKNCPTR from the coding sequence ATGACGCAtgccaatctgatgaacaactactttaaccccaactcggtgtacacaGAAGAGGATTTTAGACGCCGTTTCCAGATAAGACATCATGTTTTCAAGCGTTTACTTCATGATGTCCAGCAGGTCAATTCATACATTCGACAAAAGCGGGACAGAGCAGGCCgccctggtttctcacctcatcagaaggttactcttgcactccgaatgatggcctatggctCCCCAACTAATTCAATAGATAAAACCCatggtatgtctgagtctacatgctctgatactcttgaacaattctgtgacacaattgttcagGTTTACAAAGACGAATACCTCCGcaagccaaatcaagaagatctgaatCGGCTTCTTCGCAAAGCTGAAGACCGTGGATTTCCGGGCATAATAGTGTCATTAGACTGCATACTTTGGGATTGGAAGAATTGTCCCACCAGATAG